agatgcCCGCGAAGCAAaggacgagacgaagaagagacaagggaAGGAGGGGAAAACCGAGGAAGCAGGAACGAAACCGAAACGACGTAAAAAACAGAAGCGAGgtcgacgaggaggaaggagtcAGGCGAAGCACCACGGAGGCGGAGATGGAGAACGAGAAATGGGTGTCAAGCATGCACCAGAACGAGGGCAAAGAACACAAGAAACAGGACTGAGAAGCCATTTCTGACcttgagaaaaacgaagtaATTCGTGGATGCGTCGAACGGTGGGTTGCCTGTGAACAGACGCCACGAACTGTCACCCTCGGTGTTGGACGTTTTCTCGACTTTGTGCGTTTCTTCCAACTGCAAACCGAAGAATCCCTCCGGTCTACCCCGCGCTTGCGGTTCGTCTGTCCTCTGTGAGTCTCGAGCAAGGAGACTCAAAATCTCTCCCACAGCAGCCTCCTCGCGTCCAGAACGCCTGAATGCGCGTTTCCCCCGCTTCTCCACAGATGCTCACGAGAGACGATAAAAAGAAAActgagaagcagacggcCAAGAAcggacagacagaagagaagcagtcgAGGGGGCAGACGTGCGCCGAGGACGACACGAAGGACGAAACctcgagagaggcagacgccggCATCATcaggagaacagagggaacTTGGCCGTcgggaaacgaggaaaccgGCAAATAAAGAGCATGAACTCTGTGCGATGATTCGTTTCTCAGTTACCGGCAAGAATCTGGTAGATGGTGCATCCGAGACTCCATAGATCTCTCATTTTCCCGATGTCTTTGTTTTGAATCGCCTCAGGAGGCATGAACTGTGGGGTGCCGATGTGGTGCGCGAACGAGACGCGGGCAGGCCTGGGAAGAGACACCACAGCGCCGGCCGAACGCGCGGAGCCTGAGGCGACCCAGCCTTTTCGAGTGTTTCAGAGAGAGCCGGAACGACTGGATCTCAGTGTTTCGGCGGCTCGCAACTTCGCAGGACTGCGCTCCGCCACAGCTTGAATATGTCAAGGCGCGTTTCACATTAAGActcgtctctccactctccaGATTCCCCCTGCTTTCCGGACGAGTTCATGCGTAGGTGCAGACAAGTGACGAGCAGCGACCTGCCTCAAACGGTTCTGCCAGAGGCCCTCAAAGCAGACACcgaagacggcgaaaaaagacgttcgctcttccttccgCGCGCATGCTTGTGCCCTCCTGTACGGACGGTGTAGGAACTCACCACGCGCGCCTACTCGACTGCAGCTGTGACGCATCACTCTCGTGGAGACGACTGTGAGAAAAAGACTCTCGTGTGTCAGAGGGTCTAACGCCAACGCAGACTCGCTTTGCGCCGCAGATCCTGAGTGAGAAACGATTCCTcccgcctttcttccctcgtcAACTGGGCTGTGAGCAGGCCTACACTTTTCTGCCGCATCCTGCGGCCGCAAGGGGGGACGGTGAGCCTAGGACCGGCGCCTGGACCTCAGGGTGCTCCGTGTCTACTGCAGTTCCGAAGTCGATGAGCTTCAAGTTTCCGTCGCGCATGACGACGATGTTCTCCGCCtaaaaacggagagcgagcgaaacagaaagacgtCCAGAGCACACGAGACGGAGGAGCGGccgaacggagagacagacggctgcgacagagagaacgagaatgagagaaacagacagagaacggGGCGAACCTATCGCGAGcacaggaggagaggaggagcaTATGCTTGCCTTAATGTCTCGGTGGATAATTCCTTTGGAGTGGATATACTCGACCGCGGAGCAGAGTTGAAGGATGTATCGAGCAGCGAGGTCTTCTGTCAGAACGCCGCCGTGCATGAGCTGCTCCCAGAGTTCCCCGTTTCTGCGCAAGAACGCgccacagagaaggcagTCTGTCGAATCCTTTCAACTGCCCACGAACGGCAACCTTTCAGTCCCTCAGCggcgaaggaaacagaacggATTCCTTGCTTCGAGGCTCTTTCAACAGACGGCGGGCCGCAGGTCGGAGAAACGCTCCTCGACTTGACTAGGGAAGGCCAGCTTCCAGATCCACAGAAATCCCCTTCTTCGCACACAACACTAACTCGAACGCATCCTCAGGTCTCTGGTGAAACGAAACGCGCAGGTTGACCGAAAATCCACCCAGAGCGAGCAAAAGCGAGGCGAGGACCCTCCGAGCTCcacggaggaagaaaccgCAGCGACCTCCAAACAtcgaagagtggagaagcagcaacgcACCGAGACACGAGCTCCTTCAATTTGACACACTGCACAAACTCTCCGCTCGCGACATGCAAGACGCCCCGCGCCGATAAGCTCACCAGTGAAATGCATACCAGAAAGCATAAGACAGTCTCCCCGAATCCGCTTTCGTCCATGTTGCCAggcagatagatagacacaGCGAGGTACAGAGAGATATGCAGGGATACAGAAATGCAGATGGATAGACACAGAGAGGTAGAGACAGATATGCGTCTTTTGGAAGATACGTCGAGGAAGACCGCCACAGAGATAAAGTGCGTATCCCCCTCACTCGGCGAGTTCGTAGACGATGCAGACTCGAAATTCGTCTTTGAAGGTTGCGACCATTTTTATGACGTTAGGGTGCCCGGGGTCGTTCAGTCGCAGCATGCAGTGGCGCTCCATGAGGACGTCCTGGATCTTGTGGAGTCTCATCACTTGTTTctgagaggcgaagacaTCGAAGACAAGGCGAGGATATGAAGGCGTCTTTAACGgagagcatgcagagacgtCGTCCTTCCGACCAGAGTGCAGACGAGCGCCGATGCAGAACATGCACTGTAGGCAAGGTATCTGTCGAGTTTTGAGTTGTTTTCTCGATTCTGGATGCAGGCAGACGACGTGAGGCGACAGGGAAGGCGGACGGCggggacgaagcagagacgatgaaagacgagcagaagagaagctgtcGCACAAAGGGCAATCCTTTCTGAAGGAGTTAAAaagcgaagcgaggaaaTGGCTGGCGCGTTTTCCAGTTTTTTCGTTCGTGTTCTCACTCGGTCGAAAACCTTAAGCGCGTACGCCGGCCCCGCTGGATCGCTGACGAGCGTCGCCTCGAAAACTTCGCAGAAGTTTCCGCGGCCCAGGAAGCGGTCCAGGGAAAAATGGTCGAAGGAGAACTGCGGAGATCGAACCAACGAatggaaagaaacgagagaggtgaaagctggacagacagaggaaacggaaaagaagaaagaaggaaaacggcacacagaggcgagaggatggaatgcagaaagagagaagaagagaaaaagggaagggAATGTTTGACGACGAGGGAAGTCCGGAGAACACAGACGCACCTCCAGAGTCCGCCTGCGCAGTTGCGTTGCAAAAGAACGCCAAAGAGAGGCTtttgaggagaagaagaaaacgagagaaaacagacaagacggagaaagcgTGATCAGAAGGTGCAGCGGGGAGacgggaggcgaagagagaaagatgcacgcagagaagaagacacaggaccgggcaggaaagaaagtgaaggcCGCATCCGCGAAAATCAACAGGGTCggcggggaagagaagaacgcaatCGACGAGACCGCACGAGGCGCACAAGAAGGAACAAGAGGAGGAACAGCAGGAGCAAGAAGAGCCATGGAGCTGCGAAGGGGcgggaggcagaagaggaaagacgttGCGTTGAGGACATTGAAGTCTGTTTCGTCATGTGAGAAGCGTACCTTTCCATCATCTttgagacgaggaggagccTTCGCGACCGAGAGTCGCGACtggcgagacgaagaggactcGAGGAAGCCTGCCTTCATCGCCAGGAGTTGAAGAGAAGATGCAGGGAACTGCGAGGCGATGGTTCgctggaagagagacgaaaggaagacgaacaagagaCGAGCCACAGAGCTCGGAcatctcccttctcttccacgAATGGCGCCTGCCACCGGGAAGAgcgctggagagaggcagaatAGAACAagtgaaaaggagaagaacaagtgAGAAAACAGGAGCGCTTAGGATCTCCAAACGGCGAGGGAGtccgcgagagacagggaggggGAAAGCAGAGGTGACTTCAGTGGTTCGCATCTATCAGCGTGTGTACAGAGTTGCAGGCGAGAGTTGTGGTAGAAGAGAGGCACTGGCCTCCAATCAAAGAGCTCGCTCGGTGAGTTGTCGCAAAGAACGACGGACACAAACTTTTCGTGGAGTCGAGCCCCCAAGAGGAAGCTGGAGACTGCGGGAAGCAGTCGCTGCACTGGACGAAGATGTGGATTaaaggacggagaggaacccgacgagaaaaagcagtGAAAGAAGGGGAACTGCGTCATCGACATCTGCCCGGGTGAGCCCAGCGATGGACTTGTGTCCTGAGAAAAgcgctttctttctgcgtAAAGAAGCACAGCGTATCGTGACGCGTCGTCGCACTCT
This Toxoplasma gondii ME49 chromosome VIII, whole genome shotgun sequence DNA region includes the following protein-coding sequences:
- a CDS encoding AGC kinase (encoded by transcript TGME49_268210~Predicted member of protein kinase family AGC;PDK1, (PMID:22047078).), whose protein sequence is MKAGFLESSSSRQSRLSVAKAPPRLKDDGKFSFDHFSLDRFLGRGNFCEVFEATLVSDPAGPAYALKVFDRKQVMRLHKIQDVLMERHCMLRLNDPGHPNVIKMVATFKDEFRVCIVYELAENGELWEQLMHGGVLTEDLAARYILQLCSAVEYIHSKGIIHRDIKAENIVVMRDGNLKLIDFGTAVDTEHPEVQAPVLGSPSPLAAAGCGRKVPARVSFAHHIGTPQFMPPEAIQNKDIGKMRDLWSLGCTIYQILAGNPPFDASTNYFVFLKVQARNLHFPPHFPPGARALVEELLAADPACRLGREKGIAEVLNHPYLQSLRTKFAPSLARSLAPVPLLQDLCFRALLHAFFLNVVKAEEQQEERERERVREEAVHAQRLPSVEEEDEDGVLLPGKEGSAETDAAAEKREKKEPGERRSATKQRYTQFIDKLIPEALKKEAQSSDHPFVRVLLDRLQDAANEKEKTQNWQDALADQWLKESERRQVSADASEREEDAENEERSAGEGEKEEN